GGCCTGTTCATATTCTTCTTTATCGGGTTCCTGATCCTGTTGGGTATTGCCGCCAGCACCGCCTCCTCCGACGAGATAACCCTCACGGAAAGCTCCGTGCTGGAACTGAAGCTGGACAAGCCCATTTCGGAGCGCGACCCGGATAACCCGCTGGCGGAGCTGGGCTTCGCGTTCGGCTCGCTGTCCAGCACCGACGGGCTGGACCAGATAAAAGCAGCCATCCGCCGCGCCAAAACCGACGACAACATCGAGGGTATTTTCCTGAACATGACCTTTGTGGATGGCGGCATGGCGAAACTGGAGGAGATCCGCAACGAGCTGATTGCGTTCAAAAAGTCGGGCAAGTTTTTGGTGTCCTATACTGACCTGTCGACGGAAAAAGCCTATTACCTGGCCTCTGTGGCTGACAAAATCTACCTGAACCCGATGGGCACGATAGAGTTTAACGGCATGAGCTCGGAGCTGTACTTCTTCAAGCGCATGCTCGACAAACTGGGCATCGAGGCGCAGATATTCAAGGTGGGAACCTACAAAAGCGCCGTGGAGCCGTTCTTTCTGGAGCAGGCCAGCGAGGCCAGCAAAGAGCAGCTGAACTCCTTCCTCAACTCCATCAACGATTTCCAGCTAAAGCAGATTGCCGAAGCGCGCGGCGTGGAGGTGGCAGAGTTGAAGAATGTGCAGGACAGCCTGCTGGTGCGCGACCCGGAAGACGCCAAAAAGTATGGGCTGATAACGGACATCGGTTATTACGACGAGGCCATCGGCTTTATGAAAGAGAAAACCGGCATTGAAGAAGCCGAGGAGATAGAACTGGTGCCGCTCGACACCTACAAAAAGGTAAAAGGCAACGAAGCGATAAGCACGTCTAAAAACCGCATCGCCGTTATATATGCCGAGGGCGACATCGTGGACGGGGAAGGCGATCAGGATAACATCGGCAGCAGCCGCTTTGCCGAGGCGCTGCGCGACGCCCGCCTCGACGAGGACGTGAAGGCGGTGGTGCTGCGCATCAGCTCACCGGGTGGCAGCGCCCTGGCCTCCGACGTGATCTGGCGCGAGGTGCAGCTCACTAAGGCGAAGAAGCCGGTGATTGCCTCCATGTCGGATGTGGCTGCCTCCGGCGGCTACTATATCGCCATGGGCTGCGATACGATTGTGGCCCACCCCAACACCATCACGGGCAGCATCGGGGTGTTCGGAATCATTCCCAACATGCAGGGCTTCCTGAACGATAAGCTGGGCATCACCGTGGACCACGTCAGCACCGGCCAGTTTTCAGACATGCCCACCGTCACCCGCCCCATGACGCCGCAGGAGGAGGAGATTGTGCAGACGCAGATAGACCAGATATATGACACCTTCACCAGCAAAGCCGCCCAGGGGCGTGATATGAGCCAGGACCAGTTGAAGGAGTATGCCTCCGGCCGGGTGTGGTCGGGGATAGAGGCGAAGCAGCGCAACCTCGTGGATGCATATGGCGGCCTGGAGGAAGCCATCGCCATTGCGGCTGAAAAAGCCAACGTGGAGGACGATTACCGCCTGAAGGCGCTGCCTGCCCGCAAATCCTTTTTCGAAGAGATGTTCAGCGGCTTCGGTGCGCAGGCCAAAGAAGAGTCCATCAAAGCGGAACTTGGCGAACTGTACCCATATTACAAGCTGTACAAAAAAGTAAGCAACCTGCATGGCGTGCAAGCCCGCCTGCCGTACGACCTGCGCCTGGAGTAATTTTGAATGAGTGAATGAGTGAATGAGTGAATTTTGAATAACTGAATTTTGAATAAATTAATCTGGGAGATGCTTTGATGGTGTAAAATCTGTTGAAGCATATATAGAACCCATATATAAACCATAGAACCGCCTCCGGATATTTTATCCTGAGGCGGTTTTTGTTTTACGGCAATGCTATTTTTCGCAATTTTGCCCACTGAAATGAATTGCAGCAATTCACTCCTGCGCAACAGGAACACTCCTTCATTCAACACTCAGTTATTCAAAATTCACTCATTCAAAATTCACTCAATCACTCATTCAAAATTAAAGATATGATGCAGCTCTTGGAGGCCTCCACTCAATATATACAAGAAAAGACAAACGGCTTTGTGCCGGAGTTCGGCATCATACTGGGCACGGGCCTGGGGGCGCTGGTGAAGGATGTAGAAGTACAATATACATTGTCATACACTGATATCCCCAACTTCCCGGTGTCCACGGTGGAGAGCCACTCGGGCAAGCTGATACTGGGCCTGCTGGCTGGCCGGAAAGTGGTGGTGATGCAGGGGCGATTTCATTATTACGAAGGCTATTCCATGGAGCAGGTGGTGTTCCCGGTGCGGGTGATGAAGCTGCTGGGCGTGCAGCAACTGTTCGTGTCGAATGCCGGTGGTGGCCTGAACCCGCAGTTCAAGACCAGCGACCTGATGGTGCTGACCGACCACATCAACCTGCTGCCCGCCAACCCGCTGATAGGCAAGAATCTGGATGAACTGGGGCCGCGCTTCCCGGACATGAGCGAGGTATATGACGAGCGCCTGGTGCGCGAGGCCATGTTAGTGGCAGAGGACAAGGGCATCGTGCTGCAGGAGGGTGTTTACGTGAGCGTGCCGGGCCCGATGCTGGAGACAAAAGCGGAGTACCGTTACCTACGCACCATCGGCGCCGACGCGGTGGGCATGTCCACGGTGCCGGAGGTGATTGCGGCGCGGCATATGGACATGCCTGTGTTTGCTATATCGGTGATAACTGACATGTGTACCCCCGACAGAATCAGGAAAGTGGTGCTGGCCGATATTTTAGAGGCCGCTGCCCTGGCCGAGCCACAGATGACGATGCTCATCCGCGAAATGATAAGGAGAAGTTAGGGAGTTTGAGCGCCCAGACCTCGCGGTGTCTTTCAGACCCGCGAGCGTCTTGCCTGCTACAGGTAAAGACGGTTCAGGCAGGGCTTCGCTATCCCTCTGGAGTAGTTTTATATATAGCACGCCAAAAGCAAAGAGGGCGACTGATGGTGCCTGTTGCGCCGCTATTCAATGACCACCACTTTTCTATCGTAGGCGAGGTTCGTGAAGATGCCCAGCCCGCCCTGCACCGAGGAATGGATTTTGGAGGGCTGCGCAAACGGGTTTTTGTTCGCGTCCCGGGCATTCGAGGTGGAGGTTAAGAAATCGTAATACTGCTTCTCCATGTTGTAAAGTGTCACGATCACCGTGTCGCCGCTGTCGTACATGTACCCGGACCCGAAGGTGACGCGCTTGCCGTTGGTCAGGTTGTCGATGTTGCTTATATCCTGTTCTGATCCGTTGGTCAGGCTGTCGCGGTGGACCATATAGCGGTAATAGTTGTCGGTGCTGGCGTCGTCCTGGAAAGAGGTGAGCAGCAGTGCCTCTTCTTCCTCCCCCTCCGCCTTGTTAAAGCGCCATTCGATGGTGTCGATGGGCACCGCTGGCAGCAGGGTGGTGGAGCCCGTAATCATGCGGCCCCTGTCATCAGACACCTCTATGGTATACACGTCCCCGGGCACTCCCTCCACCTCCTCCGAGGAACTGTGGGTATATATGAAGCGGGTCAGCTCATCCATTTTAGGCTTGTACTCCAGCTCAATCCGGCGCCCGTTGTGGGTGATAAACACCTTGGAGTCCGGCACCAGCGGCGATATGGCCGGGTCGAAATAGCCGGAGCTCTCGTGTACGGCGACGCGGATCGGCTCGCCGGGCCGGAGGTAACCCTCCACCACCAACTGCGACTCATGGGCTGGCAGATCAATGTCTATGTCTTTGTCCAGGTCGCAGCCGGAGAGAGAGGCGGCAAGCGGCAGCAGGGCGTAGAAAAGGTGCTTGATATTCATCAGAACTTAAAATTGTAGGTAACAGACGGGATGATGGGAAACAGCGACACCTGCTTTGCCTGAAAGCCGACGACCTGTCTGGTCTCCTCATCCTTCAACTGGTCGAAATACACAAAGTACGGGTTGCGGCGGTTATATACGTTGTAAACGCTGAAGGTAAGGTCGGCCTCGCCGCGCCGCGGCCTCAGCTTCAGCACAGCGCTCAGGTCCAGGCGGTGGTAGGAGCTGAGCCGGTAGCCATTCCGGTCCTCATATATGGGCACAATGGAGGTGCCTTTCCCCTCCACATCCTGAAAGGCCATCCGGGCAGCCGGAATGGAGTAGGGGTTGCCGGAGCTGAACGTGAAAGCACCTGTCAGGCTCAGGCGTTTGCTCAGCTGGTGCAGCACCACCAGGCTCAGGTCGTGGCGCCGGTCGTAGCGCGTCGGGAACCAGCGCCCGTCGTTGATGTCGTCGAGGGTGTTGGCACCGTCGAACTTGCGGTAGGTCCAGGAGAGGGTGTAGCCCAACCACCCCGTGGTCTTGCCCTTTATCTTCTCCAGGTATATCTCGTTGCCATAGCTCCTCCCGATGCCGAACAGGAACTCCTTCTGCAGGCTGTCGTTCACAAACAGGTTGGCGCCTTCCCGGAAATCGAGCTGGTTGCGCATCCACTTGTAATAGACCTCATTGGTGAGCAGGTAGCGGCCCCGGCCAAACAGCTGGCTGAAGCCGAGGGCCACCTGTTGCGAACGCTGGGGTGCCACGTTCGCGGTGGAGGGGTACCAGACATCGGTGGGCAGGGAGGCGCCCGAATAAGCCACCAGGTGGATGTACTGCTTCATACTGGCAAAACTCGCCTTCAGCGAGGCATTCTCGGTGAGGTTGAACTTGGCGGCCACGCGCGGCTCCAGGGCCAGGTAAGTGGTGTCGCTGTGGAAGCCCGAGAGGCGCAGACCGTAATTAACCGACAGCCGCGCGTTTACCTCGTAATCGTCGGAGGCGTAGGCGCCGAACTCCACCCCGCCAAACGTGCTGCCTGCCCCAATGTCGAGGGTGCTGTCGGTGGCCTGGAAGTTGAGGCGGCCCACGGTGAAATGGTGGTGTGTGGCCTTGGCCCCGAACTTAATGCTGTGCCCGCCATCTACAAAAAGGTCGAAGTCCGTTTTAAAGGTATAGTCCCGGATGGCGGAGGTGAGGCTCAGCGCGAACACGTCTATCTCGTTCCGGATGCTGTACTGGTAGCGGCTGGTCTGGAGCGAGGTGGTGGCATATAGGCTGTTGTTGAACCTGTGGCGCCAGCGCAGGTTGCCCATGGTGTTGCCCCAGTCAAACCCGAATTTGAAGTCCTCGTCGTTGAACCCGAAAAAGTCGCGCCCGTAGTAGCCGCTCAGGGCCAGCTCGTCGTTCTCGCCGATTTTATAAGTCAGCTTGGCGTTGAGGTCGTAAAAGTAATAGTCGGGGATGGGGCTGAAGTCATCCCTGCCCTCGCTGAGGCGGTTTATCTGGCGCGTGAAAATGTCGGCATAGGTGCGGCGGCCGGATATTGCAAAGTGGAGCTTGTCTTTGAGAATGGGACCATCCACGGTCAGGCGCGAGGAGATAAGGCCAAGCCCGCCGGTTGCCCGGATGCCTTCGTTGTTGCCGTCGTTCAGCTTCACCTCCATCACCGACGACAGCCGGCCGCCGTACTGCGCAGGGAAGCCGCCTTTGAAGAGTTCCACGCTCTTCACGGCATCGGGGTTAAACACGCTGAAAAAGCCAAAAAGGTGCGAAGGGTTGTAGAGAACCGCATCATCCAGCAGCACCAGGTTCTGGTCGGGGCCGCCGCCGCGCACATACAGCCCCGAGGTGCCCTCCCCCCCGGACTGGACGCCCGGCTTTAGCTGCAGCACCTTCACCAGGTCCACCTCCCCGAACAGGGCGGGCAGCAGCTTCGCCTCGCGCGAGGTGAGCCGCTCCACGCTCATGCGGGTATCGTTCAGTTTCTGGCGCAGCGTGTTTGTCTCTACCTGCACCTCCCGCAACTCGGTGTTGGCGGGCTCCAGCGAGAAGTTGAGGCGCTGCTGCTCCTCGCCTGTTATGCGCACCTGCCGGGTGTAGGGGGTAAAGCCGAGGTAAGAGGCCTGCACCTTGTGTTCGCCTGGGGCAGCATCAGGGTGTAAAAGCCGTCTTCGTCTGTAACGGTGCCCAGGTTCAGCGCCGGGACCGCCACCGTGGCCCCTGCCAGCACCTCCCCGTCGTTGGTGGCCCTCACAATTCCGCGCACCACGGCCCTCTGGGCAAAGGCAGGCAGCGTAAGAGACAAAAACAGAAGCAGAAGCAGAAGGTGAGGAACGCGCATTGGGGCCGGGTGGTTTTAAAGGTGCTTGGCAGTGTAAAAGGGGTAACTTGTAATTTAACTATATATCTTTGTTAAAGTACACTTCTACATATATAAGTTGCAAATGGTTTTCATATGTGCTAAAATATGAAGCGCCGCAAACCAAGGAAGCCGCACCAGGGGCACGGCTTCTGAAATTAACACTCTAAAAATAAAATTGTTTAATCCTGGTCAGGCCATTGGATGCACAGCATGAAGAAGTATTCGCACTTGCGCTGCAGTAGCGCAGCTGTGGCCAAAGACCGGCCCTCCAAGCTTTTTCACAGCTGGCCTTTAAGTTTTTCACGGAGTTATTTATACTTAGCGGCGGTTTGTTTTCTGTCGCTGGTTGTTAGTTGTTGATTGCTGATTGTTAGATGGTTTAATGGTTAAATCAGCGATATCGGATTTATGTAGGACTTATGCACAGCCGCCCTTGCAGTGTCTTTTGACCAGCAGGCTGTTGGTGAGAACACGCAACAGCGGCGAGATAAAGCTAAGACATTGTGGGTTTGCTGACGTTTGCGTAAGTCCTGTCATATATGGCAGGGGCCGTAGCGGCCCGGTTTTTGTTGTTTTTATTCGCTGTAGGGTATTCTCTACCACAAGTTACCGCTGCGCTCAAGCTTGCTGTATAAATTAGCCACCCAACCATTCAACCATATAGCCATTTAACAATCAGCAATCAACCTATTCCTCGTTCAGCCAGGCGGCGCGGAGGGCTTTCTGCTCCGGCGTGGCATTCGGGTCCGGCTCCAGCACGTGCAGCTGGCGGCGCTCCACGGCAGTCACTTTCCCTTTCAGCTTCTTCTTTTTCAACTTGCCCCTGGCATTCGTGCGCCCCACCGTGATGGTGATTTTCCCGCCCGGTTTCATCTCCTGCAACTGCTCTCCAATCACTTCCCGCACGTTCAGCGGCGTGATGTCGGTGCCGTTCAGTTGCAGCAGCTGGTCGCCGGTTTTAAAGCCCATCTTCTTCCCGAACTCGTCCATATCAGCGGTTTCTGCCACGGTTATCTTGCCAGCCTCCTGGTCATAGCCCGGCACGAAACCGCCGTAGGAGATGACCTGCTCCGTGGCCTGCGGCTCGTAGCGGATGCCCACTTTCCGGAAAATTTCTTCCAGCGGCAGCGGCTCAGGGCCTTCCACATAGCGGGCGAAAAACTCCCGCACCTCCGGGTAGGTAAGCTCCGCGATTTTGTCAAACAGCTCCTCATCCCGGAAGGCATTGTCCTTGCCATAGGTTTTGGAGAGATCCAGCATCAGGTTGCGCAGGCCGTATTCCCCACCCGACAGGTCGCGCAGCGTCACGTCCAGCGCCAGGCCTATCAGGGCGCCCTTCTGGTACACGTTGCCATACTCCTCCTCGTGCTCGTCCAGCACCCCGGCGCTCATCTCCGTGAAGGGCAGCGTGTCGTTGTAGTAGGCTTTGGAGGTGATGATGTATTCCTGCAGCTTGTCAAGGTAGGTTTCCAGGTCGTACAGGTCTTCGTAGGCCTGCACATGCGAAGCGAAATACTCCGTCACGCCCTCGTACAGCCACAGGTGGTCCGACATTTTCGGATCGATGTAGTCGAAGTTGCCGATCTCCTCGGAGTGGATGCTCAGCGGCGTGACGATATGGAAAAACTCGTGCGCGGCCACGTCGCGGATGGTGCTGCTGAACTGCTCCTCCGGCATCTCCGGCAGGAAATACACGGAGGAGTAGGAGTGTTCCAGCGCGCCGTAAGAGCCGGACTTGCCCACGCGCTCCGGTACGTAGATGATGAAGGCATATTTCACCACGGGAAGCGTGCCACCCAGGTAGCTGCGCTGCGCCTCCAGGATGCTTTTCACGGTGGCGGCAACCGGCTCCGAGGTAACCCGGCCCGAGGGGGAGTAAACCGACACCAGCACCTCCGTGTTTCCCATGTCGATGATGGTGGTGTCGGGGCGGTTGTACATCAGCGGCGAGTCCGTCAGGTCCATATAGTCCGGCACAAGGAAGGTGTCGGAGGAGTCGGTGGAGGCGACGGCCTGCAGGGCGGTGGAGCCATAGAAGCCCGTGGGTTTGGTGATGTTCAGCTCGTAGGGCACCTGCTTCATGCCCTCAAAATAACCGACAAAGCCGAAGGTGTTCAGCAGGAAGTTCTTGTTGGCCTCGATGTTGGTGCCGCCGGGTTCAAACAGCACGTCCTCCCGTTTGGCCGCGTCAAAGGTGTCGTCCACCCAGTACGTAATCCTGTCAAGCTTCCGCGCGTTGCTGATCTGCCAGCGGTTGGTGTCCAGTTGCTGCACAGCCAGTTTGTTGCCCCTGGTGTCGTAAGCGGTGAAACCGGATATGAACTTGCCGAAGTCAGACACGGAGTAGGTGCCCGGCACAATTTTGGGCATGATGTATATAATCTCGTTCCGGGTGATGGCGGGGGCTTCCAGCGTCACGGGCACCCTGTCGTCTTTCACCTGCGTCAGGTCGATGGTGAAAGCGTAGCGGTCGGCGGCGCGTTCCTGCTGCCCGGCATAGCCGGAGACAGCAAGGCCCAGGCCCAAGGCAAGCAGCAAAAGTGTCTTTTTCAAGGTCATGTGTCAGGTTTAACGAATGGCGGCGGGCGCATGAACGGGCAGACTGCTGAGTTGTGAAAAGCATATACGCGCTTTACACGCATTCATGCGCTGTTCTTTCAGGCTCCGGGAGTGGCTGTCTTTGCAATTGCTGCGGCACGGCAACCTCCTTTCCTGCTAATATAGCTTTTCGGGCCATCAACGACACAGTTTTCCGACCAACCGACAGTTTTTATAGACGAAGGCGGCAATGCGCGCCTCCGGCACTTCGCCTTACCTGTGCAGGATTGCTGCTATTTCACTGGCTCCTGCCTGGCGGCACCGCTCCCCAATGCGCCGCGCCAGGCGCTTATATGAACTGGCGAACCGGTCCGATAGCTCGTTCACGTAACTGGCGTCGGGGTTGGATGCCTGCTCATTTATATATAAGCGGCGGGTGAGGCGGCTATATACCGCGTGTTTCTGTTCGGGGCTGCTGACCTGCAGCGGCTGGGTAACGTTGGGCGTGATGCGCTCTCTATATACCGTGCTCCGGGTGAGGGGAGCGCCGCCTGTCTGCGTCGCTTTATCGTGTCGATGGTGGTTTGTGCTGGTGCAGGAAGATGTTGCATCGTCTGCTTCGTGCTCGCATACATCTCCTTCAGCATAGGCTGTCTCCTGTGCGGTTAAATCCTCTCCTATAAAAAGATTGAGCACAGTAGTAGCCTCTGGCAAAGGAATGGTGAGGCTAATGGCGCTGACGGCGAGCGAGGTCAGGAAAACGGCTGGTGTACTTTTCATAGGTTTTATCTTTATTTTTAAAGATGTGGAAACAGCGGACTAGGTTGCTTCGGCAGCGTTTTAAATCTCTTTATTTACAGAAGGCTCCTCTTACAAGGGCAAATCTCTTGGCTTCTGAAAACTGCGCTGCCCGCATGGCACCACATAGCGGGCTGTTTATATATAGCCGTGTGCTTATCACTGCCGGGGTTACTTGTCCGGCAGCACACTGATGCTGCCCAGACCTCCGGCCACCGTAATGTCGATGACGTGCTTGCTTTTGCCTAGCGCCGCGTTCACGTAGGCGTTGCCCTCTTTCTGCAGGCCGTCCATGTTTCTGCTGCCCATGCCGCTGCTCTTCACGCGCACACCGGTTTCTTTGGGCACCCGGATGCGCACGTCCCCAATGCCCCCGGACACGTCCACATCCACGTCGTGGTCCCAGTTGCCCCGCAGGTCCAGGTTCACCTCGCCCACACCGGCATTCACGGTCACGTCACTTACCTTGCTGCCGCGCAAATCAATGTCGGAGCCCACGGCACCGGCGTCCAGGGTGAGTTTTCTGATATGGCTGTTCCGCAGGTTCAGCGTCGACTGGCCCGCACCCATTTTTATATATAAGTCGATGGGGGTGGTTTTGCTCAGGTTTATGTTCCACGCGTTCTTCGCGTTTTTGCCGTTGTTGTCAGCCTTCTCCTTTTGCCGGATGCTTACCTCCGGCTCGGTCTTGCTGTTGTTGCTGGTGAACACGGGCAGCCACGCCGCCATGGTGTACTGCACCTGCGCCTCCACCAGCGATGCCCCGTCGGCCTTCACCTGCAGTTCGCCCGCCGGTATCTCCAGCGTGACAGTGCCTTTTTTTGCGCCGCCCGCCGCCGCAGTTTTTTTAAACTCGTACTCCTGCTGCGCCAGCAGTGCCTGTAGTGGTAAGAAGAGGAGGAGTCCGAAAACCGTGATCTTTTTCATATGCCTTGTATAAGTGTGAAATCAGCCGTTTATATACAGCTACTGTGTCCGAAGCGACTTTACCGGGTCGGTGAGTGCTGCCTTCATCGCCTGCAGGCTTACCGTGAGCAGCGCAATGGCCATGGCGGCGGCCCCTGCCACCACAAATATCCACCAGCTCAGCTCGGTGCGGTAGGCGAAGTCCTGCAGCCAGGTGCGCATGCCGTACCAGGCCACCGGGCTTGCCAGTACGATGGCCACCAGCACCAGCAGGGCGAAGTCTTTGGACAGCAGCAGGACGATGCCGCCGGTGGAGGAGCCCAGCACCTTGCGGATGCCGATTTCCTTGGTGCGCTGCTCCGCGGTGAAGGAGGCCAGGCCAAAAAGCCCGAGGCAGGCAATCAGGATGGTGAGCCCCGCGAAATAGCCGAACACCGTCAGCATTTTCTCCTCGGCCCGGTACTGCTCATCGAAGTGCTCGTCCAGGAAGAAATACTCCATGGGGTGTTTGGAGTCGAAATTGCGCCACTGGCTCTCCACAAAGCTGATGGTGGCTGGCATTTCCTGCGCCTTGATGCGGGCCAGCAGGTAGCCGGCGGAGGAAGGCCGGAGCGCCAGTATCAGCGGCTCCACCTCGGTGTGCAGCGACTTCACGTGGAAGTCGTTCACCACCCCAATGACTCTGGCGTCCCAGTCGGCCATCTGCATGCGCTTGCCAACCGGCTCCGACCAGCCCAGCCACTTGGCGGCGGCTTCGTTTATGATCAGCCCCCCCTTCAGGTCTGTTTTCATGTCGCGGCTGTAGTTGCGGCCCTCTTTCATTTCGATGCCCAGGGCGTCCAGGAAATCGTAGTCCACGAACATCACATTCAGGGCCCGCTCCACCATTTTACCGTCCACCTCCGACAGTGTCATCAGCTTCGACAACGACTCTGCCGGTATGTCGTTGGTGTTTGAAACCATTTCTACGTTCGGGTTGCGCAGGAGCTGGTGCTTTAAAGTCGGCAGGCGCTGCACCAGCGTGGAGTCGCTGTTCGGGATGTCGATGACCATCACCTGCTCTTTGTTAAAGCCCAAATCCCGGCTGCGCAGATAATGCATCTGCGTGAACACCACGATGGTGCCGATGATGAGGATGAGCGAAATGGTGAACTGCGCCACCACCAGCACCCTCCGCAGCGACACGCTGCCGCTCTTCGGGGCTTTCTCTGATTTCAGCACATCGATGGGCTTGAAACCGGACAGGAAGAAGGCCGGGTAGCTGCCTGCCACCCCTCCCACAAACACCACAATCGCCAGCACCACCAGCAGAAACTCCCACTGAAAAATAAAGCCGGAGGAGAAATTTTTGTCTGTCAGGGCATTAAATGTCGGGATCATCATCTGCACGATGCCCAGCGCCAGCACCACGGCAATCAGCGTTATCAGCACCGACTCGCCGATGAACTGGCGGATGATCTGGCTGCGGTAGGCGCCCACCACCTTACGC
This window of the Pontibacter russatus genome carries:
- the sppA gene encoding signal peptide peptidase SppA, which encodes MLSFLKYVLGTIVGLFIFFFIGFLILLGIAASTASSDEITLTESSVLELKLDKPISERDPDNPLAELGFAFGSLSSTDGLDQIKAAIRRAKTDDNIEGIFLNMTFVDGGMAKLEEIRNELIAFKKSGKFLVSYTDLSTEKAYYLASVADKIYLNPMGTIEFNGMSSELYFFKRMLDKLGIEAQIFKVGTYKSAVEPFFLEQASEASKEQLNSFLNSINDFQLKQIAEARGVEVAELKNVQDSLLVRDPEDAKKYGLITDIGYYDEAIGFMKEKTGIEEAEEIELVPLDTYKKVKGNEAISTSKNRIAVIYAEGDIVDGEGDQDNIGSSRFAEALRDARLDEDVKAVVLRISSPGGSALASDVIWREVQLTKAKKPVIASMSDVAASGGYYIAMGCDTIVAHPNTITGSIGVFGIIPNMQGFLNDKLGITVDHVSTGQFSDMPTVTRPMTPQEEEIVQTQIDQIYDTFTSKAAQGRDMSQDQLKEYASGRVWSGIEAKQRNLVDAYGGLEEAIAIAAEKANVEDDYRLKALPARKSFFEEMFSGFGAQAKEESIKAELGELYPYYKLYKKVSNLHGVQARLPYDLRLE
- a CDS encoding purine-nucleoside phosphorylase, with protein sequence MMQLLEASTQYIQEKTNGFVPEFGIILGTGLGALVKDVEVQYTLSYTDIPNFPVSTVESHSGKLILGLLAGRKVVVMQGRFHYYEGYSMEQVVFPVRVMKLLGVQQLFVSNAGGGLNPQFKTSDLMVLTDHINLLPANPLIGKNLDELGPRFPDMSEVYDERLVREAMLVAEDKGIVLQEGVYVSVPGPMLETKAEYRYLRTIGADAVGMSTVPEVIAARHMDMPVFAISVITDMCTPDRIRKVVLADILEAAALAEPQMTMLIREMIRRS
- a CDS encoding DUF4249 domain-containing protein gives rise to the protein MNIKHLFYALLPLAASLSGCDLDKDIDIDLPAHESQLVVEGYLRPGEPIRVAVHESSGYFDPAISPLVPDSKVFITHNGRRIELEYKPKMDELTRFIYTHSSSEEVEGVPGDVYTIEVSDDRGRMITGSTTLLPAVPIDTIEWRFNKAEGEEEEALLLTSFQDDASTDNYYRYMVHRDSLTNGSEQDISNIDNLTNGKRVTFGSGYMYDSGDTVIVTLYNMEKQYYDFLTSTSNARDANKNPFAQPSKIHSSVQGGLGIFTNLAYDRKVVVIE
- a CDS encoding TonB-dependent receptor; the encoded protein is MQASYLGFTPYTRQVRITGEEQQRLNFSLEPANTELREVQVETNTLRQKLNDTRMSVERLTSREAKLLPALFGEVDLVKVLQLKPGVQSGGEGTSGLYVRGGGPDQNLVLLDDAVLYNPSHLFGFFSVFNPDAVKSVELFKGGFPAQYGGRLSSVMEVKLNDGNNEGIRATGGLGLISSRLTVDGPILKDKLHFAISGRRTYADIFTRQINRLSEGRDDFSPIPDYYFYDLNAKLTYKIGENDELALSGYYGRDFFGFNDEDFKFGFDWGNTMGNLRWRHRFNNSLYATTSLQTSRYQYSIRNEIDVFALSLTSAIRDYTFKTDFDLFVDGGHSIKFGAKATHHHFTVGRLNFQATDSTLDIGAGSTFGGVEFGAYASDDYEVNARLSVNYGLRLSGFHSDTTYLALEPRVAAKFNLTENASLKASFASMKQYIHLVAYSGASLPTDVWYPSTANVAPQRSQQVALGFSQLFGRGRYLLTNEVYYKWMRNQLDFREGANLFVNDSLQKEFLFGIGRSYGNEIYLEKIKGKTTGWLGYTLSWTYRKFDGANTLDDINDGRWFPTRYDRRHDLSLVVLHQLSKRLSLTGAFTFSSGNPYSIPAARMAFQDVEGKGTSIVPIYEDRNGYRLSSYHRLDLSAVLKLRPRRGEADLTFSVYNVYNRRNPYFVYFDQLKDEETRQVVGFQAKQVSLFPIIPSVTYNFKF
- a CDS encoding carboxypeptidase-like regulatory domain-containing protein — encoded protein: MRVPHLLLLLLFLSLTLPAFAQRAVVRGIVRATNDGEVLAGATVAVPALNLGTVTDEDGFYTLMLPQANTRCRPLTSALPPTPGRCA
- a CDS encoding M61 family metallopeptidase, giving the protein MTLKKTLLLLALGLGLAVSGYAGQQERAADRYAFTIDLTQVKDDRVPVTLEAPAITRNEIIYIMPKIVPGTYSVSDFGKFISGFTAYDTRGNKLAVQQLDTNRWQISNARKLDRITYWVDDTFDAAKREDVLFEPGGTNIEANKNFLLNTFGFVGYFEGMKQVPYELNITKPTGFYGSTALQAVASTDSSDTFLVPDYMDLTDSPLMYNRPDTTIIDMGNTEVLVSVYSPSGRVTSEPVAATVKSILEAQRSYLGGTLPVVKYAFIIYVPERVGKSGSYGALEHSYSSVYFLPEMPEEQFSSTIRDVAAHEFFHIVTPLSIHSEEIGNFDYIDPKMSDHLWLYEGVTEYFASHVQAYEDLYDLETYLDKLQEYIITSKAYYNDTLPFTEMSAGVLDEHEEEYGNVYQKGALIGLALDVTLRDLSGGEYGLRNLMLDLSKTYGKDNAFRDEELFDKIAELTYPEVREFFARYVEGPEPLPLEEIFRKVGIRYEPQATEQVISYGGFVPGYDQEAGKITVAETADMDEFGKKMGFKTGDQLLQLNGTDITPLNVREVIGEQLQEMKPGGKITITVGRTNARGKLKKKKLKGKVTAVERRQLHVLEPDPNATPEQKALRAAWLNEE
- a CDS encoding toast rack family protein, whose protein sequence is MKKITVFGLLLFLPLQALLAQQEYEFKKTAAAGGAKKGTVTLEIPAGELQVKADGASLVEAQVQYTMAAWLPVFTSNNSKTEPEVSIRQKEKADNNGKNAKNAWNINLSKTTPIDLYIKMGAGQSTLNLRNSHIRKLTLDAGAVGSDIDLRGSKVSDVTVNAGVGEVNLDLRGNWDHDVDVDVSGGIGDVRIRVPKETGVRVKSSGMGSRNMDGLQKEGNAYVNAALGKSKHVIDITVAGGLGSISVLPDK
- a CDS encoding ABC transporter permease — its product is MLQNYFKIAIRNLIRNKVYSAINIVGLAIGVASCVLIFLYVQDELSYESHFSKADRIVRLAGEVKFESQETNKFALSPAALEPALRREFPEIDNVTQLLPARTQTVWYKDKSFNEKDMVFADSSFFQVFDYELLAGDPNTVLDEPLTMVVSEDMAEKYFGAVENAPGELLKVGNVSYNITGVYRDPKHSHIEASAFLSRSAYDASLDEDTRTNQWFALNRYTYALLQNPEQLPAFKEKLDAFTASTVTPWIKENDLNATMTFVLQPLKSIHFDTEYGADISPAGNISYVYIFAAVAVFILLIACINYMNLATARSARRAKEVGLRKVVGAYRSQIIRQFIGESVLITLIAVVLALGIVQMMIPTFNALTDKNFSSGFIFQWEFLLVVLAIVVFVGGVAGSYPAFFLSGFKPIDVLKSEKAPKSGSVSLRRVLVVAQFTISLILIIGTIVVFTQMHYLRSRDLGFNKEQVMVIDIPNSDSTLVQRLPTLKHQLLRNPNVEMVSNTNDIPAESLSKLMTLSEVDGKMVERALNVMFVDYDFLDALGIEMKEGRNYSRDMKTDLKGGLIINEAAAKWLGWSEPVGKRMQMADWDARVIGVVNDFHVKSLHTEVEPLILALRPSSAGYLLARIKAQEMPATISFVESQWRNFDSKHPMEYFFLDEHFDEQYRAEEKMLTVFGYFAGLTILIACLGLFGLASFTAEQRTKEIGIRKVLGSSTGGIVLLLSKDFALLVLVAIVLASPVAWYGMRTWLQDFAYRTELSWWIFVVAGAAAMAIALLTVSLQAMKAALTDPVKSLRTQ